The sequence below is a genomic window from Lolium perenne isolate Kyuss_39 chromosome 4, Kyuss_2.0, whole genome shotgun sequence.
gtctctctcccacacaagcatgatgtaatccaatttattcaaacacaaacaaaaacaaaagcacacagacgctccaagtaaagtacataagatgtgaccgaataaaaatatagtttcaagggaggaacctgataagttgttgatgaagaaggggatgccttgggcatccccaagcttagatgcttgagtcttcttgaaatatgcagggatgaaccaccggggcatccccaagcttagactcttcactcttcttgatcatagtatatcatcctcctctcttgacccttgaaaacttcctccacaccaaactcgaaacaaactcattagagggttagtgcataatcaaaaattcacatgttcagagataacacaatcattcttaacacttctggacattgcccaaagctactggaagttaatggaacaaagaaatccatcccacatagcaaaagaggcaatgcgaaataaaaggcagaatctgtcaaaacagaacagtccgtaaagacgaattttaaagtggcaccagacttgctcagatgaaaatgcccaaattgaatgaaagttgcgtacatatcggaggatcacgcacgtaaattggcatatttttctgagctacctacagagaggcaggtcgaaattcgtgacagcaaagaaatctgtaactgcgcagtaatccaaatcttgtatgaaccttactatcaaagactttacttggcacaacaaaacacaaaactaagataagtagaggttgctacagtagtaaacaacttccaagactcaaatataaaacaaagtactgtaacaaaataaacacatgggttatctcccaagaagttctttctttatagccattaagatgggctcagcagttttaatgatgcactcgcaagaaatagtatttgaaacaaaagagagcatcaagaggcaaaaataaaacacatttaagtctaacatgcttcctatgcatagggatcttgtaaataaacaagttcatgaagagcaaagtaacaagcataggaagataaaacaagtgtagcttcaaaaatttcagcacatagagaggtgttttagtaacatgaaaatttctacaaccatattttcctctctcataataactttcagtagtatcatgagcaaactcaacaatataactatcacataaagcattcttatcatgagtctcatgcataaaattattactctccacataagcataatcaattttattagttgtagtgggagcaaattcaacaaagtagctatcattattattctcatcatcaaatataggaggcatattgtaatcataatcaaatttatcctccataacaggtggtaacaaaagactactatcattataatcatcataaataggaggcaaagtatcatcaaagtaaatttcctcctcattgcccgggggactaaaaagatcatgctcatcaaaaccagcttccccaagcttagaattttccatagcattagcaacaatagtgttcaaagcattcatattaataacattcccattagcatgcatataaagttccatgggttttttaattctctcttcaaacacatcatgtcctaattcaagataaagttcataaagttctctcatatttttgttgttttccattatgcctaactagtgtaaacaagaaacaaaaagttgcaattgtaggatctaaaggaaatagcttcgagcacaaacacaatggcgccagaaaaaatcttacacaggaaccgaagtatgagtgccttttacctttcctccccggcaacggcgccagaaaataacttgatgtctacgccccctccttttcctgtagacagtgttgggcctccaagagcagaggtttgtagaacagcagcaagttttcccttaagtggatcacccaaggtttatcgaactcagggaggaagaggtcaaagatatccctctcatgcaaccctgcaaccacaaagtaagaagtctcttgtgtccccaacacacctaataggtgcactagttcggcgaagagatagtgaaatacaggtggtatgaataagcagtagcaacggcaccagaaaagtgctttgcccaggacagtaaacaagcagtagtaacacagcagtagtaacgcagtaaaacaataaacaagcagcgatagcagtatttaggaacaaggcctagggatcatactttcactagtggacactctcaacattgatcacataacataatagataaatgcatactctacactcttttgttggatgatgaacatcattgcgtaggattacacgaaccctcaatgccggagttaacaagctccacaatttaatgttcatatttaaataaccttagagtgcatgaaagatcaacacgactaaaccaagtactaacatagcatgcacactgtcaccttcatgctaagaaaggaggcatagatcacatcaatactatcatagcaatagttaacttcataatctacaagagatcataatcatagcctacgccaagtactaacacggatgcacacactgtcaccattacaccgtgcaggaggaataaaactactttaataacatcactagagtagcacatagataaattgtgatacaaaacacattgcaatcataaagggatataaataagcacttcactatgccattcataacagtgaataagtattctgtgaaatatagcctaagagacccatcacacggtgcacacactgtcacctttacacacgtgggacaaggagtctccggagatcacataagtaaaattcacttgactagcataacgacatctagattacaagcatcatcatatgaatctcaatcatgtaaggcagctcatgagattattgtattgaagtacataggagagagatgaaccacatagctaccggtacagccccgagcctcgatggagaactactccctcctcatgggagacagcagcgttgatggagatggcggtggtgtcgatggaggagccttccgggggcacttccccgtccctgcggcgtgccggaacagagagtcctgtcccccagatcttggcttcgcgatggcggcggctctggaaggtttctcgtaccgtggcgtttctgtatcgaggttttaggtcagggacctttatataggcgaagaggcggcgtctgaaggtcgaaggggcaacgacactatagggcggcgcggccagggcctgggccgcgccggcctatggtctgggggcccagtgccccccctctggtccttctcgtgtgttctggatgcttccgggcaaaataggaacctgggcgttgatttcgtccaattccgagaatatttcgttactaggatttctgaaaccaaaaacagcagaaacaaagaatcggcacttcggcatcttgttaataggttagttccagaaaatgcacgaatatgacataaagtgtgcataaaacatgtagatatcatcaataatgtggcatgagacacaagaaattatcgatacgtcggagacgtatcgttgatccatatgcctcaactcatactttccggatacctaatcccacctttataaccacccatttacgcagtggcgtttgatgtactaggtaactatgtatcgaaagcttatagcaaatgaacttaatgacgtgatcttatgatatgcttaattgggtgtgtccattacatcattcacataatgatataaccttgttattaataacatccaatgttcatgatcacgaaaccatgatcatctattaatcaacaagctagttatacaagaggctcactagggactccttgttgttcacataacacacatgtatcaatgtttcggttaatacaattatagcatggtatgtaaacattatcataaccacaaagatatattataataaccattttattattgcctcttgggcatatctccaacaaacttTACTATTAACCAACTCTATATTTTTTCATCATTTACCTTGTCTTATCAACAGTATAATCTATActgctgataagagtagcccccgagcatatggtcGGGTGCTTGCAGCTGGACATAGGCTCCAGATTTTATATTTCTTGCCATATATTGTTCTGGTAACTCGAATATTTTCGCAAACGTGACGTCGATGCTAACGAAGACCATGTTTTGTCGCCTCGGAACACACGACTGCTGGTGGACAACTGTTTTGTGGGTCCAAAATTCTTGTTTTTCTCCCATGTCACACAAGTGGGGCTCGCACGTTCTCCGACATTCCCGGCACGCGCGCAATAACTTCTTCGTTTCCAAAATAAACTGTAAAAATAACTTTACCACGCTACCAGATGTAAGGCTAGGATTATTCCGCTATATCCAACGGTTCCATCACTTCGTCTTCCAGGTTATAAAGGTTAACCCTGGATCTCATTTTCCCCCTTCACCCCGCCGCACAAATCCTTTGCCTCTGCCATTGCCCTAGCGCTCACCACCATTCACGCTCGCTGCTCCAGACTTGTAATCAAGAACAACTCACATCAACTCAAATGGGGCCATAACTGAAGCACCCGCAGCAGTAGGAGCTAGGTGGAGAAGGGCAAgattaacaacaacaacaacagtagAAGCAAATCCACTACATCAGCAAACAtataatctaggagctggagtgaggtatatcaATATCAAGAACAGATCCTAGGGTTATATTCTTAAATGCACTTGCATGTCCAACATGATACACACACACATAGGGTAGTAGCTTACCCATATTTGATTATCATTTGGTCATAAACCAAAGTGAGGCTGGCAAGGTGTCAGAGGTCAATACTGATCTAGCGGCTATGGACGTGCAAGCACAGAGATAATAGCAGCACAGCCCACAGTTAACTAGAAAAGTACCAAATCACTGAAGCTTGCAAGATTCACCTAGCCACACTAGCCCATTTAAAACCATCAACATAAAAGGGATTGTCCTCATATTTAGTTCACACTGGCAATCATAAATATGATCACCTACTGTGGACTTGTCCATCCACACCACAGCCACCCTTTTCTATAGTTGTGAGAGCAACCAGAAACAGTAGTGAATCACTGTTGAGGTCACATCAGTCACAAGCAAATCcaacaacaaataaaccaagtCATCATCACCAAAAGAGGTTCAAACTATTTTATAACCTCCAATAGATCTTGGAGATCATACAACTTatgatcaatttaattgaatcatCACTGCCTAAGCAGTTCATCAGTGTTCATCAGTATTTAAGCTCAATAACCCTCACAAGCAATATatgataagaaatcatagttcagATAGGTAACAACTACCGAATACAAATGCAACTAGTAAAATAACATTGAGCACGACAATCCTTATTATGCTTTCATAAGCACCCTAACACTAGCAAAGACATATAGCCACTAGTAGCCAATGTCCAAATGATCACTAGAGATATACAGAGATCGCTCCAAGCTATAGCAGCCACAACATCATCAATAGCCACTAACATAGCAAGCATCCACTAGCAGCAAGTGCTCATGCAAAATACCGAAGAAGTTATAGAAATTAGAGCAAGCTACACGTAGCAGTAGAGATAACAATAGTACCACTGGACTACACAGAAGCAAGAGTGCATAGCAGGTCAACAACACGAGCAGTCACATGACCATTCCCATCACTAGTGCCACTAGGGGGAGAGAGTTAGGAGCAGATAGAGAGGGAATCAGGAATACCTGCAACAGCAGCACCATGACAACATCCGATCCGAAAAAGAGTCGGAAAATGAATTTTGCAAAAACAACCTTAAACAATTTTCCTAATGAACCCGCACTCCCCTCCCCTGCTGACGACCGCACCCGCACGAAACCCTCGTCCCACTCACACTCGCACCCCACTAGCTCTATTGCTTGCCTCGCATCGCCGCTGAGCTCCCCCCGCCGCGCCACTACGGTCCCCTCGCCGCGCCGCGCCACCTTCCCACGCCTAGCCGAGATCCCCTCCACCATCCATCGCCTCGGCGCGAGTACTCCTCAATCAAAAAGCTTTAGTTTTTTATCCAAGCTGGCGAGTAATCGCCAGATCCAGTGTTATCGAGGCTTGATCCGCTAGCTGCGAGGATGGCCGAGCTAGATCCGGTGTTCAGAGGTCGGACGCGCCTGAACCTTCTCTTGCGACGACAGAGATGGCGCCAATCTCTTGCTCGTTCGGCCTCAACACCACGCTCTCCCCGGCGGCTGCGCTCACCTGCTCGTTCGCTGTTGTCGCGAAAGACTGGAAGAGATACAAGACGAAGACGCACAAGGTTTCCTAAGAGAAAACCCGCCAGAAAATACTCAAGCTCGGTGTTGATTGGAGCCTCCGTTCGCCCCGTAGCGCGTGGGGATGGGTCTGATGGCGTTGTGCTTGTTTTGATTAATCTATAAGGGGTTGGTTGTAAATGTGATTTAAGTCTGGCTTCCGACTCTTTTttcggaccggagggagtacctgaaatcgagaataagtaagaactaataatgcaatcaaGATATTGCAGATTCACTGAAAATGTGGAATTCTGAATAGTCAGTCTTATTCTGGGAGTTCAGTCTTATTATGGGAGTTGACATCAAAAGAAGTACACAAAGTTGCCGAATTGAATaatttttaatctaatcaaaatctgaGTCTAAAAGTGGTGGCTATTAGATATTTAAGGAGGAAAATGTGGGGGTTTCGGCCAGCCGTAGGAACAAAACCCTAGAAGGTCTCTTCTCCTCAAAATACAGACTTTAAAAGGTAGGTACCAAATGACATAGGCCTAGCCTAAAAATAAAGGTGATGCAAGCTATGAACGAAATTATGAAATATAATCTTGAATATTTCGTCCAAGTCTTCAGTCATCATTATGGTGCCTTCAAAGTTCTAAAATCTCCACTTGTGGAGTCATATTCAATCCTCACATGCCTGTTGCCATCTCCATgcatgatcatgctccaatgcgtgCCCCTCtcgtccatgctaggtccatcattcataAGAGTAATAAACACAccggatttaggcagcatcatattctcatgtatgtaagAAATAGtttcaagaaacgaaagtacttgATAATTGAGTTGTTTGGCACACGAGCTCAAGTGATATGTTCTTATATCTGTGTAGCTGTAGATACAACGATTGTATCAATAGATTAGATGTCCTCATCACAAACTTTAACTTTAAATAAACCCATAAGGCAGAAGGTGTGAATAAAAGCGGAGGGAGTAATTATGTGCACCTTATGTCGAAGCTCTTACCACTACCTATTAGAGAAATATACAATAGCTTCATGAAAAATGTATAAATATGATCTGTGTGTCAATGTTAGTCTGGAAAGATAGTAATACTTCAATAATTTATCAGTAAAGCCTTTTGGTGGAAGATAAACTTCATAAAAAATGAGAAAATATAAGATCTGTCATGCAACGGCACGCACTCAAATTTTCTTCCTTGAATTCAATTCCCGGTTTCTGTTTGTGTCATGAAAGGTTGAGAGGCGGGGCGCCGGATCCCGCAAGAGCCCCGCTTCTAGTTCATTTTATCAGTTACAGTTTAAATATTTTTTCCAAAATTTAAACTGGAAAGTCAAAATAAAAAACCCTTCTGCTGCGGCGTACCTTGTCTTGAGATTAGCCGTGGCCTCAAATCTGACTTTTTTTTTAATCTGTTGTTGAGGGGCTCAAATCTGACATCGGCAAGCTTTGGGCTCCAGGCTTGTCCCCGTTGCTGTCGAATCTGATAGCAAGTGTTTATCTAGTCAAGCAGTAGGGACCTAACTCCACTTTGGACGCTAACCAGGCCATGTAAAATGAGTGCGAAACAGGCCCCGACAAAAGTCGTGTCACCAATTAGAGGAGCACCCACAGTTTCAGGTTTAATCATCCATTCCATCGATCAACTGGCAGAACAGTAGTACAGTGCTCCACTATGACCTCGAGCTAATCGCTCGATTATTAGCATAGAATATATATCGTGCAAAACTGTTTTCCTTGCACGAATCGTGCAATTGTAGAAAAGCTTTATGCCAAACCAAACAAGGTGCAGTTTTCTCTGTCATTAGTCCAGACTGAAGCCCACTAGCAAAAGCAGAACAGGGACACCTCTGGTTAGGCTAAAACCTGACCACTACCTCACCCCACTAAAAACCTTTTTTTTTCGAAAAAAAGCTTAAAAGGGAACATAAGAATTGTTGCCACTTGACAAGTAGCCCCTCCGTTTTCCAAAGTTAGCAAAACTGCCAAGGAACATCTAAAAGAAAAGAAACTGCCAAGGAAGCTTCGTCAGAAGGTGTGTGCAGCCTGACCTCGTTGAACCTTTAAGGGTAGATAAGAAATGCAGAATCTAGAATATATCTCTTTTTTTGCAGAGAGAATAAATAAACAAACCTCCCATCTCACTTTGTATAGTTTCCCATTTAATTTATTGTATTTATATAATTATTGGCCCTAGCAAAGTGGTAAGGAATGGTACCAAGACTTTTGAGCGGATGTAGATTTTTCTCCAAAACAACGCGCAAAAGAATCAGATGATCTCTAAAGGAAAAATTCTAGACATTCAAATCCTCTATCCACTAATTTTTTcctctttgattcataggatataAAAAACATATGATTGAAatgtcatgtctacttgaatcatatgtgaagatgaagtgtgtttgattgtagcaaaaaaAAATCTATGAGGTATGGTCTAATGTTTTTTCCCTATAAAATTTGCACTATAAGATTCATATAGGATTTAGTTACGATAGAATATGTTCATATGAATCAAACAACCTATGTAGAAAATTTTCTCTTAGAATCCAAATCCTACACGACTCATATAAAAATGTTATGAATCAAACTAGCCCTCAAAGGAGGTTTAGACCCCTGCCCTCTATATCGAAGAGACGCATTGAACTTTTATTTGCATTATATTGAACAAAGAACTTGTAACAACATACATCAAATCGACCCGAAGCCACCACACAACGCCTACAAACACGGTAATGGGAGAAGAGAAATTATTCTATAAAAGGAGCCCTGAGAACTCGAATTTTCATGGCTAAATCCATGTAGTGTGACGACAAGCATCTACCCACCATTTGAAGCACCTGGATCTCCAAGAAGAACATCAAAGTTTGTCCAAAGGCAAAGGCAGCAAATACACACTACTGGATAATGCATGTTTATTCTAAATAAACCTTGGTTTGCTCTTGTTTGAAATAAACCTCCATTTATTCAGTGTTCTAGACATTGTGGACCTCTTTGCTTCCCGGAAAGAAACCGAATAAAAATCTCTTTTGCTATTGTTGTCTTGTCTTCATTTACGAGGGGAAATGGGATAACGATGTATTTTTTCTGAAATACGATAAATCTGTTGAACCGGATCTCACTATGCACAACAAGCTAGGATAATACATAATAGCAGGAAGAGGGCCTTGAAAAGAAGGTGTATATGCCATACTGTTTTTTTGACGTGTACGTCTTTTCATAATTCCTGTCGtggtttagttttttttttttttttgaaaaaactaCCACAGTACATTCAGTCATGATAATTACGCTCCAATCCTAGGTATGTGCACGTGTGGGTCAGATCTTACGACGAGATCTCCGGGGTCCGAGCTAGCAGCATACCACTAGCACTTGCACGTTTGAAACGAGATGGATGTACGACTCTCACACTCCTCCACAATTCAAAATGGTTTGTCCACGCGACCTCACCAGAAATAGGCAGACACATAAACCGTCATGCGGTAGGCATGGCATGCGCTGGTTCAAACCAAAGTCTTCTCCTTATTCACGTGCGGTAAAAactccggccggccggccgccgcACCTCGGCCGGATTTCCAGCTCCGCCGCTCAAAACCAAAATCAAGAAGAATCGAGGGGCCTAATCGCAGAAGACACGAGTGCGCGAGCGAGAGAGCCCTAACCACCGGGGGAGAAAAAGGGCGCATCATCAGCAAGAGATAGTGGTGGTGTGCTTTACGCGCAACCTTCCATTATAGGGAGGCGCCCCCCAAAAATACCACCACTACCATATCGTCGTCGTTTCAGACGAGAGAGCCAAACCAAGTGTGAGCAAAGGCGCTTCCTTCCTCCCTCCCCCTTCCCCCCGGCGCCGATCGAATCGCTCATCGATTTCGATTTCGGTTTCGCGAGGGGGACGAGCAGGGGGATCCGATCGGTTTCGCTTCTCTGCTTCCGATCATCGGAGGCGTTCTTGATTGTTCTTTTCGATTTCTTTATCGGGGGACCAATTTTGGAGAAGAGGAGCGTCTTGTCTCCACCAATTCCCATGCTCGGCGGCCTCGAGATCCGACTCTGACCGAGCCCCGTCTCCGCGGCTGAATCTGCGGCGAGACAGCACCATGGGCAACGCGGGAagcaacggcggcggcggcggcccaggccACCGACGCCGGAGCTCCGGCCACGGCCACCACCACCAGCCCCCGCCACCTCCTCCGCAGCAGGAGTCCGCCCCGAACCGCTACGTCTTCGCGGCCGCCACGCCGTACCCGCCGCAGTACCCCAACCCGAACCCGCCGCCGCAGTACTACCCGCAGTACGGGGGCTactacccgccgccgccgccgccctccgtgCAGGTGCCCCTCCCGGCGCCCTACGACCACCACCACCGGGGCCCCGCGCCGCCCGGCGGGCCCGCCGCTAACGCCGCAGGGGACTTCCCGCCCTCCGTCCACCACTACCCGGGCTGGGCGGGGCGGTACCCCTACGGCCTCCAGCCGCCCATGCCCACGCCCTACGTCGAGCACCAGAAGGCCGTCACCATCCGCAACGACGTCAACCTCAAGAAGGAGACGCTCCGGATCGAGCCCGACGACGCCTGCCCCGGCCGGTTCCTCGTCGCCTTCACCTTCGACGCCACCGTCGCTGGGAGGTGAATCTCCTCTTTCTGTACCTCCTTTTCTTGCACCTTTACTACTGTACGTTTCTGCTGCCCgtttatctatctatctatctgttGCCGGTGACTTGGGCTAGGAATACGCGATTTGTTTTGTATAGCGACGTTGATGCTCTGACTCTTGGGAGGAATTGGCCTCTTATTGTGATGGTGATGCGTTTACTTGCTTGAGGTTGAAGGGGCTATTTTTATTTCAACCATCTTTGACCTCCATTTGTTTCTTCATTGGCGATTCCCTTTGTTGATCATAACGACTAAAAAGGAACATCAGGACCTCCTGTCAACAGAACTATCATCTGAGAACACCAAGATAGTTATAACTTATAAGGCTCACTCATCTATTGACTATTGGAGTATCCTTCATTCCTTCACACGTGGTCCTTGCAAAGAATTATTCTTCAATAGCTATGAAGACAGCTGTAGCACTGCGTGCATGTTTTATTCATCATTAGATTGTTCTCGAAAGTCCTTATTTGTAAATAAACTATGTACCTGAAAACATATAGTGGCCATAAGCTTATAACCTTAGTGGTTACCAGTCTGTGGAGTCTAGAGCTAGAATGCTGCATTTTGTGGGATTCCTGCCTTGTCAAATGTTGGGACTTTTCATTGATCGTGGGCTTACACAGGATGCAACTTGTCATTGTTAACACTAAAGCATGCGATACTGTATTATCTGACAACACCAAGATACTTATAAGGCTCAGTCATCTATTGACTATTGGAGTGCCCTTCATaacgttgaccaacgggggaATGATCCCTCCCCTGGCTATATGGCAAAGAATTCTTCTTCAATAGCTAGAGAAACAGTTGTAGCACTGTTTTATTCATCATTAGATTGTTCTCAAAGTCCTTTGTAAGAAAAACTATGTACCTGAAAATGTATAGTGGCCATAAGCTTATAACCTTAGTAGTTACTAGTCTGGAGTCTGGAGGTAGAATACTACATTATCTGGGATTCCTGCCTAGTCAAATGTTGGGACTTTTCATTGATTGTGGGCTTACATAGCACGCTACTTGTCATTGTTAACACCGAGTATTAAGTATGCGTTGCTATGTGAGATGGCCCAGTCAACACTAGATATTATGTATAGTATCCACACTCATTCTTCCCTACATGACTGTGCTCGGTTGTTACTGTGGGTATATATTTGTTCTCTAAACCATCATGTTTCCATCCTTGGGGTTATGTTTGAAATGTTCAGGTCTCTCTCTTATCATTTCCCCCTCTTCATCATCATTTTTGAAACACAGCCATTCTCGGTCAGGAGTAAATGATCTTTTGTGAAAAGATGCTGATTAAAGAAACTAAAGCGAGTCTTCAAAGTTATAGTTTATTTGGAATTGACGAGTGTTGATTATCAGCAACCACGAAAAATCTTGGAATTCCAGCTGTCCCAAGTTTTTTATACTGTTCCGTGATAAAGCTTGTATCTGGCGCTACTTTTTTCTCAAAATAGTTTGAAGTGTAATTGTTAAATTGGTAATGGCAAGCGACATCTGTATTTGAACTGGGCTTATCTTTCCTTCCAATTTGATACTGGTTGCGTGTAGAGGAATTGGGTGTTTTGTCTTAGAGCTGCAGTGCTGTTTACTGTAATGTATTTTCGTACTAACCATGTTGCATGTGTACAACATTATTACAGCTATAATTTCCCTAATACGGACAGAACTAGTTTTTTATTGTTGTAATTTAAGGCAACTTACCtattcttgttctatttccttgAACAGCATGATTGTCTACTTCTTTGCAAAGGAAGAGCTCAACTGCAATCTCACAGCAATGAAACCAGACTTGATTAAGCCTGTTACTGTTAGCTTCAAAGAGGGTCTTGGCCAGAAGTTTAGGCAACCATCAGGGACAGGAATTGACTTCTCAGCGTTCGAGGACTCTG
It includes:
- the LOC127296197 gene encoding probable E3 ubiquitin-protein ligase LUL2; this translates as MGNAGSNGGGGGPGHRRRSSGHGHHHQPPPPPPQQESAPNRYVFAAATPYPPQYPNPNPPPQYYPQYGGYYPPPPPPSVQVPLPAPYDHHHRGPAPPGGPAANAAGDFPPSVHHYPGWAGRYPYGLQPPMPTPYVEHQKAVTIRNDVNLKKETLRIEPDDACPGRFLVAFTFDATVAGSMIVYFFAKEELNCNLTAMKPDLIKPVTVSFKEGLGQKFRQPSGTGIDFSAFEDSELLKQGGMEVYPLAVKAETTLSVDPPPEGEDQKIKTPNSQITQAVFEKKESGDYSVRVVSQILWVNGTRYELQEIYGIGNSVEGETDANDPGKECVICLSEPRDTTVLPCRHMCMCSECAKVLRYQTTRCPICRQPVERLLEIKVNNKAEEQPQQTSQSPPLPSSPPLHKEEV